From Plectropomus leopardus isolate mb chromosome 4, YSFRI_Pleo_2.0, whole genome shotgun sequence, the proteins below share one genomic window:
- the LOC121941551 gene encoding NACHT, LRR and PYD domains-containing protein 12-like isoform X1 encodes MWAQHSAEKPFPFHRASPNIGTTAYVMDLQNSLKATLKNKYQTLNEGYSEKSLLPSRLCYRELKRDYKSAELHQHEFRHIDKSDLNSWTFFETVPLADILSCDCKHNSSKRTVITLGVCGVGKTTTVQSCALEWAEGKGYHDIQLMFPLTFWELSLLKCKLSLIELLLTFYPDLKELDVSSLNKNNVWFVLDGLDEYHCQLNFHCPTVSDVSEVSTVDTLVTNLIRGNLLPSAHIWLTTRYAAATQIPDCFLLKETEVQGFSDEQKEQHFRAVIGNDDLANKAIDHVNASRNLEGLCQIPPICTIMAYVLNNHLKSQDGFRMSPLSLTQIYTKLVKSSNSDTFAKLKNLALLQMEEEGNVLYEHHLRGSDISVEEASAFSKECPLVLREEKGLHNTTVFRFAHLSILEFFAASAEMDKMDSAADQSVFCQLMVDELLQNVEGKLDVFLRFIFGLIKERGMLEPWDPMIEYIKRKILENIVSQSAVSLFHCLREYDNQALQEEVKIFLKFGSSPILYISPVCWQILIQRTGVFEGMEESFEMQVSTGSDERLLKQLPAILKSKKAMLRFSNLTDKCCPALAAILSTRQSYLRELDLGYNSINDSGVRKLVEGLSNKNCRLKTIRLQACGVTSHACEYLATALRQSQKLLELDLSMNEIGDDGLTHLAKGLRSPDCQLETLKLSQCNIEQRGCCDLASALQKNSDHLKVLDLSINMIRDRGAMELFKKFDIWKLTKLEMCHCGLTALSCGGIGEALKYESSTLVELNVSNNNLKDAGFALICEGMYAWCSLKKLNVSRCGITGEGCFYLAKVLCSISQLYSGHIQQTDWQAVELQDLDLSMNSLGDKGVKEMSAGLTNPYSHLKTLNLSHCSLTDGCCAELASGFACKGSIIRELDLSGNDLQDKGVEKLCEGLRSPQTKLETLSLRACGLSSRSIQFLTTALKSNSQHLTELHLMGNNLGNSGVRVLQELTNNQKYALHTIDVSTD; translated from the exons ATGTGGGCCCAGCACAGCGCCGAGAAACCTTTTCCATTTCACCGAGCTTCTCCTAATATCG GAACCACTGCCTATGTGATGGATCTCCAAAATTCTCTCAAAGCCACACTGAAGAACAAATATCAGACACTGAATGAAGGGTACTCTGAAAAGTCATTACTTCCTTCAAGACTTTGCTATCGGGAACTCAAGCGTGACTACAAATCTGCTGAATTGCACCAGCATGAGTTTAGACACATTGACAAATCTGACCTTAattcttggacattttttgaaaccGTCCCTCTCGCAGATATTTTATCATGCGActgcaaacacaacagcagcaaaagaaCAGTCATCACTTTAGGAGTGTGTGGAGTTGGAAAAACCACAACAGTGCAGAGCTGTGCTCTGGAGTGGGCAGAGGGTAAAGGGTACCATGACATCCAGCTCATGTTTCCTCTCACATTCTGGGAGTTAAGTTTGCTTAAGTGCAAACTGAGCCTCATTGAACTTCTGCTGACGTTTTACCCTGATTTGAAGGAGCTAGACGTTTCCAgcctaaacaaaaacaatgtgtggTTTGTCCTTGATGGACTGGATGAGTATCATTGCCAGCTAAACTTCCACTGTCCAACTGTGAGTGACGTTTCTGAGGTATCCACAGTGGATACTCTGGTGACAAATCTGATCAGGGGGAATTTACTTCCCAGCGCTCATATATGGCTAACGACCCGATATGCAGCAGCAACGCAAATCCCTGATTGCTTTTTGCTTAAAGAGACCGAGGTTCAAGGGTTCAGTGATGAACAGAAGGAGCAGCACTTCCGGGCAGTTATCGGTAATGACGATCTCGCCAACAAAGCCATCGACCACGTGAATGCATCAAGGAATCTGGAAGGCCTATGTCAGATACCTCCAATCTGCACCATCATGGCATATGTGTTGAATAATCATCTAAAATCACAAGATGGGTTTAGAATGAGTCCTCTGAGTTTAACCCAGATTTACACAAAACTGGTCAAATCCTCAAACTCAGACACTTTTGCCAAGCTGAAAAATCTGGCACTGCTTCAGATGGAAGAAGAGGGTAATGTGCTGTATGAGCATCATCTTCGAGGCAGTGACATAAGTGTTGAGGAAGCGTCAGCTTTCTCCAAAGAGTGTCCGCTTGTGTTGAGAGAAGAGAAGGGGCTGCATAACACCACAGTGTTTCGATTTGCTCACCTGAGCATTCTGGAGTTCTTTGCTGCTTCAGCTGAAATGGACAAGATGGATAGCGCCGCGGACCAGTCTGTGTTTTGTCAGTTAATGGTGGACGAGTTGTTGCAGAATGTCGAGGGGAAATTGGATGTCTTCCTTCGCTTTATCTTTGGCCTCATTAAGGAACGCGGCATGTTGGAACCCTGGGATCCAATGATTGAGTACATCAAGAGGAAGATCCTGGAGAACATTGTGTCACAGAGCGCTGTGAGTCTGTTTCACTGTCTGAGGGAGTACGACAACCAGGCTCTACAGGAAGAGGTCAAGATCTTTCTTAAGTTTGGCAGCTCTCCAATCCTTTACATCTCACCAGTCTGTTGGCAAATCTTGATACAAAGAACTGGTGTTTTTGAAGGGATGGAAGAGAGTTTTGAGATGCAGGTATCCACTGGAAGTGATGAAAGACTCCTCAAGCAGCTACCAGCTATTCTGAAATCCAAGAAAGCCAT GCTGCGATTCTCCAACCTGACAGACAAGTGTTGTCCAGCCTTAGCAGCAATCTTGAGCACGAGACAGTCATACCTGAGAGAGCTTGACCTGGGATACAACAGCATCAATGACAGTGGAGTCAGGAAGCTCGTGGAGGGGCTGAGCAATAAAAACTGCAGACTGAAAACAATCAGGTTGCAAGCCTGCGGAGTGACCTCGCATGCCTGTGAATACCTCGCCACAGCCCTGAGACAGTCCCAGAAACTGCTGGAGTTGGATCTCAGCATGAATGAAATAGGAGATGACGGCCTCACACACCTCGCAAAAGGTCTAAGATCTCCCGACTGCCAGTTAGAAACACTCAA ACTATCGCAGTGCAACATTGAGCAAAGAGGCTGCTGTGACCTGGCCTCGGCTCTTCAGAAGAACTCCGACCACCTGAAAGTGTTGGATCTGAGCATCAATATGATCAGAGACAGAGGGGCCATGGAGCTcttcaaaaaatttgacatatgGAAGCTGACAAAGCTGGA GATGTGTCACTGTGGCCTCACTGCATTGAGCTGTGGAGGTATCGGGGAAGCTCTAAAGTATGAATCCAGCACTCTGGTAGAACTCAATGTGAGCAACAACAACTTGAAGGATGCAGGCTTTGCGCTCATCTGCGAAGGCATGTATGCATGGTGTAGTCTGAAGAAACTCAA TGTGTCAAGATGTGGAATCACCGGTGAGGGTTGCTTTTATTTGGCAAAAGTGCTGTGTTCAATCTCCCAGCTCTACAGTGGGCACATTCAACAAACAGACTGGCAGGCAGTCGAGCTGCAAGACCTTGACCTCAGCATGAACAGCCTCGGAGACAAGGGAGTCAAAGAAATGTCAGCCGGATTGACTAATCCATACAGCCATCTGAAAACTCTCAA CCTGAGCCACTGCAGCCTGACTGACGGCTGTTGTGCAGAGCTTGCATCAGGATTTGCGTGTAAGGGGAGCATTATCAGAGAGCTGGACCTGTCTGGCAATGACCTTCAGGATAAGGGAGTGGAGAAACTCTGTGAAGGACTCAGAAGCCCTCAAACTAAACTTGAGACACTGTC aCTGAGGGCCTGTGGCTTGAGCTCGAGGAGCATTCAGTTCCTGACCACTGCCTTGAAGTCAAACTCCCAACATCTGACAGAGCTGCATCTGATGGGCAACAATCTGGGGAACTCAGGAGTCAGAGTGCTGCAGGAGTTAACAAACAACCAGAAATATGCCTTGCATACCATAGA CGTCTCAACAGATTGA
- the LOC121941551 gene encoding NACHT, LRR and PYD domains-containing protein 12-like isoform X2 produces MDLQNSLKATLKNKYQTLNEGYSEKSLLPSRLCYRELKRDYKSAELHQHEFRHIDKSDLNSWTFFETVPLADILSCDCKHNSSKRTVITLGVCGVGKTTTVQSCALEWAEGKGYHDIQLMFPLTFWELSLLKCKLSLIELLLTFYPDLKELDVSSLNKNNVWFVLDGLDEYHCQLNFHCPTVSDVSEVSTVDTLVTNLIRGNLLPSAHIWLTTRYAAATQIPDCFLLKETEVQGFSDEQKEQHFRAVIGNDDLANKAIDHVNASRNLEGLCQIPPICTIMAYVLNNHLKSQDGFRMSPLSLTQIYTKLVKSSNSDTFAKLKNLALLQMEEEGNVLYEHHLRGSDISVEEASAFSKECPLVLREEKGLHNTTVFRFAHLSILEFFAASAEMDKMDSAADQSVFCQLMVDELLQNVEGKLDVFLRFIFGLIKERGMLEPWDPMIEYIKRKILENIVSQSAVSLFHCLREYDNQALQEEVKIFLKFGSSPILYISPVCWQILIQRTGVFEGMEESFEMQVSTGSDERLLKQLPAILKSKKAMLRFSNLTDKCCPALAAILSTRQSYLRELDLGYNSINDSGVRKLVEGLSNKNCRLKTIRLQACGVTSHACEYLATALRQSQKLLELDLSMNEIGDDGLTHLAKGLRSPDCQLETLKLSQCNIEQRGCCDLASALQKNSDHLKVLDLSINMIRDRGAMELFKKFDIWKLTKLEMCHCGLTALSCGGIGEALKYESSTLVELNVSNNNLKDAGFALICEGMYAWCSLKKLNVSRCGITGEGCFYLAKVLCSISQLYSGHIQQTDWQAVELQDLDLSMNSLGDKGVKEMSAGLTNPYSHLKTLNLSHCSLTDGCCAELASGFACKGSIIRELDLSGNDLQDKGVEKLCEGLRSPQTKLETLSLRACGLSSRSIQFLTTALKSNSQHLTELHLMGNNLGNSGVRVLQELTNNQKYALHTIDVSTD; encoded by the exons ATGGATCTCCAAAATTCTCTCAAAGCCACACTGAAGAACAAATATCAGACACTGAATGAAGGGTACTCTGAAAAGTCATTACTTCCTTCAAGACTTTGCTATCGGGAACTCAAGCGTGACTACAAATCTGCTGAATTGCACCAGCATGAGTTTAGACACATTGACAAATCTGACCTTAattcttggacattttttgaaaccGTCCCTCTCGCAGATATTTTATCATGCGActgcaaacacaacagcagcaaaagaaCAGTCATCACTTTAGGAGTGTGTGGAGTTGGAAAAACCACAACAGTGCAGAGCTGTGCTCTGGAGTGGGCAGAGGGTAAAGGGTACCATGACATCCAGCTCATGTTTCCTCTCACATTCTGGGAGTTAAGTTTGCTTAAGTGCAAACTGAGCCTCATTGAACTTCTGCTGACGTTTTACCCTGATTTGAAGGAGCTAGACGTTTCCAgcctaaacaaaaacaatgtgtggTTTGTCCTTGATGGACTGGATGAGTATCATTGCCAGCTAAACTTCCACTGTCCAACTGTGAGTGACGTTTCTGAGGTATCCACAGTGGATACTCTGGTGACAAATCTGATCAGGGGGAATTTACTTCCCAGCGCTCATATATGGCTAACGACCCGATATGCAGCAGCAACGCAAATCCCTGATTGCTTTTTGCTTAAAGAGACCGAGGTTCAAGGGTTCAGTGATGAACAGAAGGAGCAGCACTTCCGGGCAGTTATCGGTAATGACGATCTCGCCAACAAAGCCATCGACCACGTGAATGCATCAAGGAATCTGGAAGGCCTATGTCAGATACCTCCAATCTGCACCATCATGGCATATGTGTTGAATAATCATCTAAAATCACAAGATGGGTTTAGAATGAGTCCTCTGAGTTTAACCCAGATTTACACAAAACTGGTCAAATCCTCAAACTCAGACACTTTTGCCAAGCTGAAAAATCTGGCACTGCTTCAGATGGAAGAAGAGGGTAATGTGCTGTATGAGCATCATCTTCGAGGCAGTGACATAAGTGTTGAGGAAGCGTCAGCTTTCTCCAAAGAGTGTCCGCTTGTGTTGAGAGAAGAGAAGGGGCTGCATAACACCACAGTGTTTCGATTTGCTCACCTGAGCATTCTGGAGTTCTTTGCTGCTTCAGCTGAAATGGACAAGATGGATAGCGCCGCGGACCAGTCTGTGTTTTGTCAGTTAATGGTGGACGAGTTGTTGCAGAATGTCGAGGGGAAATTGGATGTCTTCCTTCGCTTTATCTTTGGCCTCATTAAGGAACGCGGCATGTTGGAACCCTGGGATCCAATGATTGAGTACATCAAGAGGAAGATCCTGGAGAACATTGTGTCACAGAGCGCTGTGAGTCTGTTTCACTGTCTGAGGGAGTACGACAACCAGGCTCTACAGGAAGAGGTCAAGATCTTTCTTAAGTTTGGCAGCTCTCCAATCCTTTACATCTCACCAGTCTGTTGGCAAATCTTGATACAAAGAACTGGTGTTTTTGAAGGGATGGAAGAGAGTTTTGAGATGCAGGTATCCACTGGAAGTGATGAAAGACTCCTCAAGCAGCTACCAGCTATTCTGAAATCCAAGAAAGCCAT GCTGCGATTCTCCAACCTGACAGACAAGTGTTGTCCAGCCTTAGCAGCAATCTTGAGCACGAGACAGTCATACCTGAGAGAGCTTGACCTGGGATACAACAGCATCAATGACAGTGGAGTCAGGAAGCTCGTGGAGGGGCTGAGCAATAAAAACTGCAGACTGAAAACAATCAGGTTGCAAGCCTGCGGAGTGACCTCGCATGCCTGTGAATACCTCGCCACAGCCCTGAGACAGTCCCAGAAACTGCTGGAGTTGGATCTCAGCATGAATGAAATAGGAGATGACGGCCTCACACACCTCGCAAAAGGTCTAAGATCTCCCGACTGCCAGTTAGAAACACTCAA ACTATCGCAGTGCAACATTGAGCAAAGAGGCTGCTGTGACCTGGCCTCGGCTCTTCAGAAGAACTCCGACCACCTGAAAGTGTTGGATCTGAGCATCAATATGATCAGAGACAGAGGGGCCATGGAGCTcttcaaaaaatttgacatatgGAAGCTGACAAAGCTGGA GATGTGTCACTGTGGCCTCACTGCATTGAGCTGTGGAGGTATCGGGGAAGCTCTAAAGTATGAATCCAGCACTCTGGTAGAACTCAATGTGAGCAACAACAACTTGAAGGATGCAGGCTTTGCGCTCATCTGCGAAGGCATGTATGCATGGTGTAGTCTGAAGAAACTCAA TGTGTCAAGATGTGGAATCACCGGTGAGGGTTGCTTTTATTTGGCAAAAGTGCTGTGTTCAATCTCCCAGCTCTACAGTGGGCACATTCAACAAACAGACTGGCAGGCAGTCGAGCTGCAAGACCTTGACCTCAGCATGAACAGCCTCGGAGACAAGGGAGTCAAAGAAATGTCAGCCGGATTGACTAATCCATACAGCCATCTGAAAACTCTCAA CCTGAGCCACTGCAGCCTGACTGACGGCTGTTGTGCAGAGCTTGCATCAGGATTTGCGTGTAAGGGGAGCATTATCAGAGAGCTGGACCTGTCTGGCAATGACCTTCAGGATAAGGGAGTGGAGAAACTCTGTGAAGGACTCAGAAGCCCTCAAACTAAACTTGAGACACTGTC aCTGAGGGCCTGTGGCTTGAGCTCGAGGAGCATTCAGTTCCTGACCACTGCCTTGAAGTCAAACTCCCAACATCTGACAGAGCTGCATCTGATGGGCAACAATCTGGGGAACTCAGGAGTCAGAGTGCTGCAGGAGTTAACAAACAACCAGAAATATGCCTTGCATACCATAGA CGTCTCAACAGATTGA